Proteins from a single region of Gossypium arboreum isolate Shixiya-1 chromosome 1, ASM2569848v2, whole genome shotgun sequence:
- the LOC108480642 gene encoding uncharacterized protein LOC108480642: protein MGLEMDTLDLSPNTVLPPPRQCSNIEKRYPKAKPGRKDEILKVKEGFTEISFRRYRSASCKNMQCRSIGAESNAELKRGSIYQSSKEVSKMKKTGTVEGRRKIELSRSSDTSYSFRFVDSLCNSEDERNSLMSVGSNLKSGSVNKPYVEPCSSSGFIEICLSSDNKNLDKRGKQLVESVRIGNKKDVSFECEPVVRPLDDGNDLLEEDTVWKLHKSISAKVEASYSPSSSESDRFSWTSSRPRFSPIKKMFDPFMKSKSLRSPLGYAAEAGMENARRNKTFRKSLLHDFSHSPRNSEPDSLFTTKDSVQSPTASSPVHLHGCLKLGVKHGMPTFEFSMNQPEDVVFLAKQWKQDNAFNWVYTFHSVGNRKKSNASIWGLSDSSKDSSIVAQMQVSCCLCSEIKDNGVLENSMVTEFVLYDIANARQRVSIQESPDVRKTRVCPSPGSDVGCYESDDGSNAVKLKDHLNVASDSDEVESVNGSTPLLPVNLHPSLETAAVVIQVPFKKRESLKYRRGNKIGYTRHLNLLNLSMVEECKSNVQDSKIQEKVKVVIPTGNHGYPSTETSGPSSLLDRWRNGGGCDCGGWDMACPLVVFGNPSINCSEDQLLVDSEQPFELFLQGAKENTPALTMTAIEGRYAVDFHAKLSALQAFSICVAILHGSETPTATSEPQTNHLPECNSLKSFLEDEVKFLVEAVTEEEKKKKAGKRAVPIPPSYVINPPFSPIARV, encoded by the exons ATGGGATTAGAGATGGATACATTAGATCTGAGTCCCAACACTGTTCTTCCACCTCCTCGACAATGTTCGAACATCGAGAAGCGATATCCGAAAGCAAAACCGGGTCGTAAAGATGAGATATTGAAGGTAAAGGAAGGGTTTACCGAAATCAGCTTTCGCCGTTACCGTAGTGCTTCTTGTAAGAACATGCAATGTAGATCTATTGGGGCGGAAAGTAATGCTGAGTTAAAGCGTGGATCTATATATCAAAGCTCTAAAGAGGTAAGTAAAATGAAAAAGACAGGTACCGTCGAGGGCCGGAGGAAAATTGAATTGTCGCGTAGTAGTGATACGTCTTATTCGTTTAGGTTTGTCGATTCTCTATGTAATTCAGAAGATGAAAGGAACTCACTGATGTCTGTTGGCTCAAACTTGAAATCAGGTTCGGTTAACAAACCTTATGTCGAGCCATGTTCATCGAGTGGCTTTATTGAAATCTGCTTAAGTTCGGATAATAAAAATTTAGATAAGAGAGGGAAACAGTTGGTGGAAAGTGTCAGGATAGGTAACAAGAAGGATGTAAGTTTCGAATGTGAACCGGTTGTTCGTCCTTTAGATGATGGGAATGATCTTCTTGAAGAAGACACGGTTTGGAAACTGCATAAGTCGATATCTGCTAAGGTGGAAGCATCTTATTCGCCATCATCATCGGAAAGTGACCGGTTTTCCTGGACCAGCTCAAGGCCTAGATTTAGTCCTATTAAAAAGATGTTTGATCCGTTCATGAAATCGAAGTCACTGCGAAGTCCGTTGGGTTATGCAGCAGAAGCCGGGATGGAAAATGCTAGGAGAAATAAGACATTCCGGAAATCTTTGTTACATGACTTCTCTCATTCACCTCGGAATTCTGAACCGGATTCCTTGTTCACTACGAAAGATAGCGTTCAATCACCAACGGCAAGTTCACCAGTTCACCTACATGGTTGTCTTAAGTTGGGAGTGAAACATGGGATGCCAACTTTCGAGTTCTCAATGAATCAACCGGAAGATGTTGTTTTTCTGGCCAAACAATGGAAACAAGATAATGCTTTCAATTGGGTATATACATTTCACTCAGTCGGCAATAGAAAGAAGAGCAATGCGAGTATATGGGGATTGAGTGATAGTAGCAAAGATTCTTCGATTGTTGCGCAGATGCAAGTCTCGTGCTGTTTGTGCTCAGAAATTAAAGATAATGGGGTTCTTGAAAACTCCATGGTTACAGAATTTGTTTTGTATGACATTGCCAATGCGAGACAGCGTGTTTCCATCCAAGAATCCCCTGATGTTCGTAAAACCCGGGTCTGTCCTAGTCCAGGCTCAGATGTGGGTTGTTATGAATCAGATGATGGCTCTAATGCAGTGAAGCTTAAAGATCATTTAAATGTTGCTTCAGACAGCGATGAGGTTGAATCCGTAAATGGATCAACTCCATTGTTACCTGTGAATTTGCACCCGAGCCTTGAAACTGCCGCCGTAGTCATTCAAGTTCCATTTAAGAAGAGAGAGAGCTTGAAATACAGACGAGGCAATAAAATAGGCTATACGAGGCATTTAAACCTACTCAATCTCTCTATGGTCGAAGAATGCAAAAGCAACGTACAAGATAGCAAGATCCAAGAAAAGGTGAAGGTGGTTATTCCGACCGGAAACCATGGATATCCTAGTACCGAGACTTCAGGTCCTTCATCGTTACTCGATAGGTGGAGGAATGGAGGAGGCTGCGATTGCGGTGGCTGGGACATGGCTTGTCCCCTTGTAGTTTTCGGCAACCCGAGTATAAATTGTTCCGAAGATCAACTGTTAGTGGACAGTGAGCAGCcttttgaactttttcttcag GGTGCCAAAGAGAATACACCGGCATTGACCATGACAGCCATCGAAGGAAGGTATGCGGTTGATTTCCATGCAAAGTTGTCCGCATTACAAGCGTTTTCCATTTGTGTCGCCATATTGCACGGTAGTGAAACCCCCACGGCTACCAGTGAACCACAAACCAATCATTTGCCCGAATGCAATTCACTGAAATCATTTCTCGAGGATGAAGTGAAATTCTTAGTTGAAGCGGTCACGGAagaggagaagaagaaaaaagccGGCAAAAGAGCGGTACCAATCCCACCATCCTACGTGATTAACCCTCCCTTCTCTCCAATCGCTCGTGTTTAG